The proteins below come from a single Oryzias latipes chromosome 14, ASM223467v1 genomic window:
- the ubash3b gene encoding ubiquitin-associated and SH3 domain-containing protein B isoform X1: MAAKEELYAKVTPRRQRQNRPSTIKHGSTLDVLLSMGFPKTRALKALVSTGGKNVQAACDWLFSHLDDPFLDDTLPREYVLYLRPSGPLLQQLNSFWKQSRLSCGKNKAHNIFPHITLCQFFMCADEKVEALSDALQNTVAKWKGRIGMPLPLELYTSSTFIGLFVDEQIAEMLKTFASDFSTEAASKADVHVEPHKKQLHVTLAYHFQASHLPALEKLAKNVDASSGCDWLAVLLSRDIRFANHETLQVMYPYVPQNDDELELLPGDFIFMSPVEQTTASEGWVYGTSLGTGLSGLLPENYVSRVDESDTWVVHGSHSFLNCASPSTSGTTVSGLLFDGHLNDSLLDSLMDPSGFSGLCPPLQVLRAGCQPSMSKMRLFVCRHGERMDVVFGKHWVTQCFDSKGRYIRSNLNMPVSLPARSNGHKDYEKDCPITVFGSTQARLVGEALLESHTNIDFVYCSPSLRCIQTAQHILQGLQQEGKTKIRVEPGLFEWTKWVSGTCLPAWIPPAELTAANLSVDTTYRPHFSISKLAVSESYDTYISRSFQVTREILTECKTLGNTVLIVAHASSLEACTRQIQGLTPQNSKDFVQVVRKIPYLGFCACEELGETGVWQLVDPPILPLTHGPNHSFNWREMLMQD; encoded by the exons CCTGAAAGCTTTAGTTTCAACAGGAGGCAAAAATGTCCAGGCCGCCTGCGACTG GCTCTTCTCACACTTGGACGACCCTTTCCTGGATGACACTCTGCCAAGAGAGTATGTGCTCTACTTGCGACCCAGTGGGCCGCTGCTCCAGCAGCTCAATAGCTTCTGGAAGCAATCTCGCCTTTCCTGTGGCAAGAACAAGGCTCACAACATCTTTCCTCACATCACCCTCTGTCAGTTTTTCATG TGTGCTGATGAAAAAGTGGAAGCTCTGTCAGACGCCCTCCAGAACACTGTGGCCAAGTGGAAAGGTCGCATAGGCATGCCCCTCCCCCTGGAGCTCTacacctcctccaccttcatcgGCCTGTTTGTGGACGAGCAGATAGCTGAGATGCTGAAGACTTTTGCTTCTGATTTTTCTACTGAAGCAGCTTCCAAAGCAG ATGTCCATGTGGAGCCCCATAAGAAGCAACTTCACGTCACTTTGGCGTACCACTTTCAAGCCAGTCATCTTCCGGCTTTGGAGAAGTTGGCCAAAAATGTGGATGCGTCTTCAGGCTGTGACTGGCTGGCTGTGCTCCTATCCCGGGACATCCGCTTTGCCAATCATGAG ACCCTGCAAGTCATGTACCCATATGTGCCTCAGAACGATGACGAGTTGGAGCTGTTGCCGGGAGACTTCATCTTTATGTCTCCGGTGGAGCAGACTACTGCCAGTGAGGGCTGGGTGTATGGCACTTCGCTAGGCACAGGGCTGTCCGGTCTTCTTCCCGAGAACTACGTTAGTCGTGTCGATGAGTCCGACACGTGGGTTGTCCATGG GTCTCACTCCTTTCTCAACTGTGCCTCTCCATCTACCTCTGGTACCACTGTGAGTGGGCTGTTATTCGATGGACACCTAAATGACAGTCTGCTCGACAGTTTAATGGATCCTTCCGGCTTTTCTGGCCTCTGTCCTCCTTTACAG GTGTTAAGAGCAGGTTGTCAGCCCTCCATGTCCAAGATGAGGCTGTTTGTGTGTCGTCACGGTGAAAGGATGGACGTGGTGTTTGGCAAGCACTGGGTCACTCAGTGCTTTGATTCCAAAG GTCGATACATCCGCTCTAATCTCAACATGCCGGTCAGCCTACCAGCAAGAAGCAATGGTCACAAAGACTATGAGAAAGACTGCCCGATTACTGTCTTTGGCTCCACCCAGGCACGTCTTGTAG GTGAAGCCCTCCTTGAGAGCCACACCAACATAGACTTTGTTTATTGCTCACCTTCTCTTCGCTGCATCCAGACTGCTCAGCACATCCTGCAGG GTCTCCAGCAGGAGGGAAAGACAAAGATCCGCGTGGAGCCCGGCTTGTTTGAATGGACCAAATGGGTTTCAGGCACGTGTTTACCCGCCTGGATCCCCCCGGCTGAGCTGACTGCTGCAAACCTGAGTGTTGACACAACATACAG ACCTCATTTCTCCATAAGTAAGTTGGCAGTATCCGAGTCCTATGACACTTACATCAGCAGGAGCTTCCAAGTGACCAGAGAGATCCTGACAGAGTGCAAAACCCTGG GAAACACAGTCCTGATTGTGGCCCACGCTTCCTCCCTAGAGGCTTGCACTCGTCAGATCCAAGGCCTCACCCCTCAAAACTCCAAGGACTTTGTCCAAGTTGTCAGAAAG ATTCCTTACTTGGGGTTTTGTGCTTGTGAGGAGCTGGGAGAGACAGGGGTGTGGCAGCTGGTCGACCCACCCATCCTGCCTCTGACACATGGACCAAATCACAGCTTCAACTGGAGAGAAATGCTAATGCAAGACTGA
- the ubash3b gene encoding ubiquitin-associated and SH3 domain-containing protein B isoform X2: MCADEKVEALSDALQNTVAKWKGRIGMPLPLELYTSSTFIGLFVDEQIAEMLKTFASDFSTEAASKADVHVEPHKKQLHVTLAYHFQASHLPALEKLAKNVDASSGCDWLAVLLSRDIRFANHETLQVMYPYVPQNDDELELLPGDFIFMSPVEQTTASEGWVYGTSLGTGLSGLLPENYVSRVDESDTWVVHGSHSFLNCASPSTSGTTVSGLLFDGHLNDSLLDSLMDPSGFSGLCPPLQVLRAGCQPSMSKMRLFVCRHGERMDVVFGKHWVTQCFDSKGRYIRSNLNMPVSLPARSNGHKDYEKDCPITVFGSTQARLVGEALLESHTNIDFVYCSPSLRCIQTAQHILQGLQQEGKTKIRVEPGLFEWTKWVSGTCLPAWIPPAELTAANLSVDTTYRPHFSISKLAVSESYDTYISRSFQVTREILTECKTLGNTVLIVAHASSLEACTRQIQGLTPQNSKDFVQVVRKIPYLGFCACEELGETGVWQLVDPPILPLTHGPNHSFNWREMLMQD, from the exons ATG TGTGCTGATGAAAAAGTGGAAGCTCTGTCAGACGCCCTCCAGAACACTGTGGCCAAGTGGAAAGGTCGCATAGGCATGCCCCTCCCCCTGGAGCTCTacacctcctccaccttcatcgGCCTGTTTGTGGACGAGCAGATAGCTGAGATGCTGAAGACTTTTGCTTCTGATTTTTCTACTGAAGCAGCTTCCAAAGCAG ATGTCCATGTGGAGCCCCATAAGAAGCAACTTCACGTCACTTTGGCGTACCACTTTCAAGCCAGTCATCTTCCGGCTTTGGAGAAGTTGGCCAAAAATGTGGATGCGTCTTCAGGCTGTGACTGGCTGGCTGTGCTCCTATCCCGGGACATCCGCTTTGCCAATCATGAG ACCCTGCAAGTCATGTACCCATATGTGCCTCAGAACGATGACGAGTTGGAGCTGTTGCCGGGAGACTTCATCTTTATGTCTCCGGTGGAGCAGACTACTGCCAGTGAGGGCTGGGTGTATGGCACTTCGCTAGGCACAGGGCTGTCCGGTCTTCTTCCCGAGAACTACGTTAGTCGTGTCGATGAGTCCGACACGTGGGTTGTCCATGG GTCTCACTCCTTTCTCAACTGTGCCTCTCCATCTACCTCTGGTACCACTGTGAGTGGGCTGTTATTCGATGGACACCTAAATGACAGTCTGCTCGACAGTTTAATGGATCCTTCCGGCTTTTCTGGCCTCTGTCCTCCTTTACAG GTGTTAAGAGCAGGTTGTCAGCCCTCCATGTCCAAGATGAGGCTGTTTGTGTGTCGTCACGGTGAAAGGATGGACGTGGTGTTTGGCAAGCACTGGGTCACTCAGTGCTTTGATTCCAAAG GTCGATACATCCGCTCTAATCTCAACATGCCGGTCAGCCTACCAGCAAGAAGCAATGGTCACAAAGACTATGAGAAAGACTGCCCGATTACTGTCTTTGGCTCCACCCAGGCACGTCTTGTAG GTGAAGCCCTCCTTGAGAGCCACACCAACATAGACTTTGTTTATTGCTCACCTTCTCTTCGCTGCATCCAGACTGCTCAGCACATCCTGCAGG GTCTCCAGCAGGAGGGAAAGACAAAGATCCGCGTGGAGCCCGGCTTGTTTGAATGGACCAAATGGGTTTCAGGCACGTGTTTACCCGCCTGGATCCCCCCGGCTGAGCTGACTGCTGCAAACCTGAGTGTTGACACAACATACAG ACCTCATTTCTCCATAAGTAAGTTGGCAGTATCCGAGTCCTATGACACTTACATCAGCAGGAGCTTCCAAGTGACCAGAGAGATCCTGACAGAGTGCAAAACCCTGG GAAACACAGTCCTGATTGTGGCCCACGCTTCCTCCCTAGAGGCTTGCACTCGTCAGATCCAAGGCCTCACCCCTCAAAACTCCAAGGACTTTGTCCAAGTTGTCAGAAAG ATTCCTTACTTGGGGTTTTGTGCTTGTGAGGAGCTGGGAGAGACAGGGGTGTGGCAGCTGGTCGACCCACCCATCCTGCCTCTGACACATGGACCAAATCACAGCTTCAACTGGAGAGAAATGCTAATGCAAGACTGA